GATAATTTAGCACTAAGTTTGGGTTGAACACCTTGTATAGACATCTTACCAGACCTTGAAGCAGCCTCTTGTCTTTGTTCTTGAGCCGTAAAAGGCAAATCTGTTAAATCTGTCAAGCGTGGTGACAGTTTTGCAAGACCGGATTTACTGTATTTATCTTGACATAACTCGTATGTTATTGGACATCTATTCATCTGCGGAGTTGATTTTTTCTACGGTTACAGCCCCTACTAAATCTTGTCCTGTCACTAATAATTGTTCAAAATAATCTTTCCTATCTATTTTATATTTTTTTAATAATCCCTCTAGCTGTACACCTTCGGGTAGTAAACCATCAAAGAATGGGGGAAACGAATCAAATACATAAGACGTATCCCTTACCGGCATGGTAAGTGATATTGGAGCACCTTCGTAAGCCTGATCATATTGAAAAATGTAGTGGTTCCGGCTTTCTTCCTTTAGAATTCCGGCTATAACATTATGTGTTTTTATTAGCGCTTTTTTCATAATCATCCATTAAAGGGCTTTGAAAATGTATGTTTATATTCAGGGCTTCTAGAATCTTTATTATAGTTGACCACCGAGCAGTTTTTTTGCCTTTTTCAAGATCGTAAATCACTGTTTTACCCAAGCCTGCTAATTCCGCCAGTTCGTTTCTACTCAATTTGGCTTGTTTTCTATGAAAAAGAATTATCTTATGTAATTCGTATTTTACTGTCATAGCAGCAAATATAATATATTAATAATAAGAATGCAAGATTTTTATTTAAAATCAGACAATAATTACCGCTATAGAGGGAAATAATGACTTACAAGATTGCTATGATTACAATACAAGGATATTTTATTGTTATTACCGTTACAGCAGTAAAAAGGAAGTGTTATAATTGCTTTAAGGCAATTTTTAAAAGCGGCTTTGAATTCCAAACTTATTCTTGGATTTGCAATAAATTAACGGCTTTCGGAATAGATACTGAGAAGCTTGGAATTATTTATCTAAGGCTATCAAACAGTTTTAAATTATCAAAACCGGGTTTTATTTTACCGTCTTCCATTTTATGAATAATGTCAACAACCATATCATTATATGGTGTTGGAAAATGATATTTTTCCCCGTATTTACAGATGATTCCATTTATCTCATCAATTTCACATCTTTTGCCTTTTTCAAGATCCTGAAGCATACTGGCTTTTAAAAGTCTGTGTTTTTTAATAGCAATAGGTATTATTAAAAAAGAAATGTATTCTTTTATTTTTGTTTTATAATCAAGCAATTTGCGAATATCTTTACCTTGAACAGGCTCTATTTTAATATTTGCTTTATCCGAAACATCAATACATTCTTTAATTATTCTTTGAATGCATAATCTTGAAGCTTTGTTTTTTGCCGCTTCGCCGAAAGTGCAGCCTAAAACCGCAGACATACCGCTGAATGAACTATTAATTAATAATTTTGACCATCGAGCACCAATAAAGTTGTTTTCAACTTCAACGCGACCCATAGATTCTAAAATATTTTTTATAGTATTAACTTTATTTACATCAGCATTTTTGCTGAACGAACCCAAGCTAAATGTTATACTATCGGGCTCTGATGTTAGTTCGCATACGCCATTTCCAATTAGTGTTGCTCCCCAGGCAACAGAACACCCAAAGGTTTTATTTTCGCCTATTATCTCTGCTACTGAAATTTCGGGTAATCCGTTTTGCATTGTACAGATAACACCTTCATTAGTTAGCATAGAAGCACATTTTTTAATAGTGTTTGTATTATCTATGGTTTTGGTCATTAAAAATATGATATCATATTTTTTTGATATTTCTTCGGGAAGAAGTGCCTTTACAGCAACAGTCATTTCAACAGTGCCAATAATATGAGCTCCATTTGCTTTTAATCCGGCAATATGAGATTTGTTACGACTAATTAAATCGACATCTATTCCTTTTTTAGTGATATATGCACCTAAAATGGTTCCTAATGAGCCTGCTCCGTAAATTGCTATATTCATAATCTTTTATTTAATTAGCATCCGTTCAATGATATATATGTTGTTGTGCATTCAAATTTAAGGAAGATTTCTTCTTCTTTATAATATTTGTGTGTTTTGTAATTTAGGATGATAATTTATCGTGTGGAAAAACAAAAATATATCTGTGAATAGAATTAAAAGGTATTTGATTTTTTTAGTTTTTTGTAATTTATGATTAAATAGATAAACATTGCAATAAAAGGACTAAACCCAAGTATAATCAGAAGATTTCCTCCTTCTGATATTTCCCCCGCAACAGCTGTGATAATCAATATTGATAATACTATATAACTTTCGATATATTTAAAGTGTAACGCCCACTTTTTCTTTTTAAAGAAGGCAAAAGTTACAACAAGATGTAAAATGAAAATCACAGAGCTGAATATTATATAATACATTGCAAATGAACGGTTATTATCAGCTGTTTCCTTTGGTATAAAAAAACTACCAATAGCAGAAGATGCTAAAAAAAATAACAATATTAAACCAACTACCTGAAAAGCCTTGAGTAATTTAAATATGCCATTCTCAGGTGTAATCAGCTTCTTTTGTGTTTGCTCTTTTTTGTCTGAATCATCAGATATATCTTTTTCCTTAGCACAAATAAAAGTTGAAATAAGCAATAAAAA
This DNA window, taken from Bacteroidales bacterium, encodes the following:
- a CDS encoding HipA N-terminal domain-containing protein produces the protein MKKALIKTHNVIAGILKEESRNHYIFQYDQAYEGAPISLTMPVRDTSYVFDSFPPFFDGLLPEGVQLEGLLKKYKIDRKDYFEQLLVTGQDLVGAVTVEKINSADE
- a CDS encoding helix-turn-helix domain-containing protein, whose amino-acid sequence is MSRNELAELAGLGKTVIYDLEKGKKTARWSTIIKILEALNINIHFQSPLMDDYEKSANKNT
- a CDS encoding ketopantoate reductase family protein, with the protein product MNIAIYGAGSLGTILGAYITKKGIDVDLISRNKSHIAGLKANGAHIIGTVEMTVAVKALLPEEISKKYDIIFLMTKTIDNTNTIKKCASMLTNEGVICTMQNGLPEISVAEIIGENKTFGCSVAWGATLIGNGVCELTSEPDSITFSLGSFSKNADVNKVNTIKNILESMGRVEVENNFIGARWSKLLINSSFSGMSAVLGCTFGEAAKNKASRLCIQRIIKECIDVSDKANIKIEPVQGKDIRKLLDYKTKIKEYISFLIIPIAIKKHRLLKASMLQDLEKGKRCEIDEINGIICKYGEKYHFPTPYNDMVVDIIHKMEDGKIKPGFDNLKLFDSLR